A part of Lolium rigidum isolate FL_2022 unplaced genomic scaffold, APGP_CSIRO_Lrig_0.1 contig_7894_1, whole genome shotgun sequence genomic DNA contains:
- the LOC124682270 gene encoding uncharacterized protein LOC124682270, which yields MDFPLDPVSRFAADVAVLSLHGDDSASSYAGPAAAGASVIGDLADGASVGDVGSVMGGADGPDSAQSTGIDNPQSAGWTKRQQVQLNFTLLDQGGMRALDQITFSQQLQLDFTT from the exons ATGGATTTCCCTCTGGATCCGGTGAGCAGGTTTGCAG CGGATGTAGCCGTCTTGAGCTTGCATGGGGACGACTCTGCCAGCAGCTACGCTGGCCCCGCGGCGGCCGGTGCATCGGTGATTGGGGATCTCGCAGACGGAGCTAGTGTCGGAGATGTCGGCAGCGTGATGGGAGGCGCTGATGGCCCTGATTCCGCGCAGTCAACCGGTATCGACAATCCCCAGTCTGCTGGGTGGACGAAGAG GCAACAGGTACAGCTCAATTTCACCTTACTTGATCAGGGAGGAATGCGAGCACTTGATCAGATAACATTCAGTCAACAGCTACAGCTCGATTTCACCACTTGA